A genomic segment from Nodularia sphaerocarpa UHCC 0038 encodes:
- a CDS encoding zinc-dependent alcohol dehydrogenase, whose amino-acid sequence MKAVCWQGANNVRVETVPDPKIINPRDAIVKITSTAICGSDLHLYNGYIPAMEKGDILGHEFMGEVVELGSKVKNVQVGDRVVVPFTISCGGCLFCQRQLWSLCDNSNPNAWMAEKLMGYSPSGIFGYSHLLGGYAGGQAEYARVPFADVGLFKVPDNLTDEQVLFLTDIFPTGYMAAENCDIKPGDTVAVWGCGPVGQFAILSAYLLGAERVIACDRIPERLKMAQEYGKAEVLNYEDIEIGEALKEMTGGRGPDACIDAVGMEAHGTDFMALYDQVKQTVRLETDRPTALRQVILTCSKAGKVSIPGVYGGFIDKMPMGAAMNKGLTFKMGQTHVHRYLQPLLEHIQKGEIDPSFVITHSLPLEQAPHAYEIFKHKKDNCIKVVLKP is encoded by the coding sequence ATGAAAGCAGTTTGCTGGCAAGGAGCAAACAATGTGCGGGTAGAAACAGTACCTGATCCCAAAATTATCAACCCGCGTGATGCCATTGTCAAAATTACTTCCACCGCCATTTGTGGTTCAGACCTACATCTTTATAACGGCTATATTCCTGCAATGGAAAAAGGCGATATCCTGGGTCATGAATTCATGGGAGAAGTCGTTGAACTAGGGAGTAAAGTCAAAAATGTGCAAGTAGGCGATCGCGTCGTCGTTCCCTTCACCATATCTTGCGGAGGTTGTCTATTCTGTCAACGGCAATTATGGTCATTATGCGACAACTCCAACCCGAATGCTTGGATGGCAGAAAAGTTAATGGGCTACTCACCATCAGGTATATTTGGCTATTCGCACTTATTGGGTGGTTACGCTGGTGGTCAAGCCGAATACGCACGAGTACCATTTGCTGATGTCGGCTTGTTCAAAGTACCCGATAATTTAACTGATGAACAAGTATTGTTTTTAACAGACATCTTTCCCACAGGCTACATGGCCGCTGAGAACTGCGACATCAAACCCGGTGATACCGTGGCTGTGTGGGGTTGTGGCCCTGTGGGACAATTTGCCATCCTCAGCGCTTATCTCTTGGGTGCAGAACGAGTTATAGCGTGCGATCGCATTCCCGAACGCCTAAAAATGGCTCAAGAATACGGTAAAGCCGAAGTTCTCAACTACGAAGACATAGAAATTGGCGAAGCACTCAAAGAAATGACCGGTGGACGTGGCCCCGATGCTTGCATAGACGCAGTGGGTATGGAAGCACACGGTACAGACTTTATGGCTTTATACGACCAAGTAAAACAAACAGTACGCCTAGAAACAGACCGCCCCACCGCCCTCCGTCAAGTAATTTTGACTTGTAGTAAAGCTGGTAAAGTATCAATCCCCGGAGTTTACGGTGGCTTTATCGACAAAATGCCAATGGGTGCAGCCATGAACAAAGGCCTCACCTTCAAAATGGGACAAACACACGTCCATAGATATCTACAACCGTTACTAGAACATATTCAAAAAGGTGAGATCGATCCATCATTTGTAATCACCCACAGCCTACCCCTAGAACAAGCACCCCACGCCTACGAAATATTCAAGCACAAAAAAGATAACTGCATCAAAGTTGTACTCAAACCATAA
- a CDS encoding DJ-1/PfpI/YhbO family deglycase/protease — protein sequence MTNSNNNSGKKKVAILIENGVEDIEFTIPCHGLKQAGIEVVVLGSRMNEKYKGKRGKLSVQPDATTTEAIAAEFDAVVIPGGMAPDKMRRNPNTVRFVQEAMQQGKWIGAVCHGPQLLIEGDLLKGRKATGFSAIRKDMINAGANYLDEPLVVDRNLITSREPGDLAIFTTALLSRLGYGGKDAALPDEKDTSAEWWKLADAWGGSTKGEIARGLNTALSGERYSIEALEQYAEKESDSQVRSLFQEMISHRQRHVQKLETYLDRLGEKPSLVANIANQYAKVKSAFTGSDDIYQLRCALGDVQTGIGDIGNLCAMYTDPVATAIFKEIYHDLLKYEQRLTQLYRGRIGTELQPPKPTTGAAV from the coding sequence ATGACAAACTCTAATAATAATTCCGGTAAGAAAAAAGTTGCTATCCTCATTGAAAATGGAGTTGAGGATATAGAATTTACTATCCCTTGTCATGGCTTAAAACAAGCGGGAATTGAGGTTGTTGTCCTCGGCTCACGCATGAATGAAAAATATAAGGGTAAACGAGGTAAACTTTCGGTACAACCCGATGCTACCACCACAGAAGCCATAGCTGCGGAATTTGATGCTGTGGTAATTCCTGGCGGTATGGCTCCCGACAAAATGCGGCGCAACCCCAACACAGTCCGGTTTGTACAAGAAGCTATGCAACAAGGAAAATGGATAGGTGCGGTATGTCACGGACCACAACTTTTAATTGAAGGTGATTTGCTCAAAGGTAGAAAAGCCACTGGCTTTAGTGCTATCCGCAAAGACATGATCAATGCAGGTGCAAATTATCTTGATGAGCCGTTAGTGGTAGACAGGAATTTAATTACCTCTCGTGAACCTGGAGACTTAGCGATTTTTACCACAGCCCTGCTCAGTCGTCTGGGTTACGGTGGTAAAGATGCTGCACTTCCAGACGAGAAAGACACGAGCGCCGAGTGGTGGAAACTAGCTGATGCTTGGGGTGGTTCTACCAAAGGTGAAATCGCTAGAGGCTTGAATACAGCGCTGAGTGGGGAGCGTTATTCAATAGAAGCCTTGGAACAGTACGCCGAAAAAGAATCAGATAGCCAAGTGAGATCGCTCTTTCAAGAGATGATTAGTCATAGACAGCGCCATGTTCAGAAATTAGAAACCTATCTGGACAGACTTGGTGAAAAACCTTCCCTAGTGGCAAATATCGCCAATCAATACGCCAAAGTCAAAAGTGCCTTCACTGGTAGCGATGACATCTATCAGTTACGCTGCGCCTTGGGGGATGTACAAACAGGTATAGGCGATATTGGTAATTTATGTGCTATGTACACAGACCCAGTAGCCACCGCAATCTTCAAAGAAATTTACCACGATTTGCTCAAATACGAACAACGATTAACACAGCTATATCGTGGACGGATAGGCACTGAACTTCAGCCTCCCAAGCCCACCACAGGGGCGGCTGTGTAG
- a CDS encoding DUF2267 domain-containing protein yields MEYNEFITHVQSLAQSNAREEAERATRATLETLKERVPGDEASELAAQLPQELSQCLQGREGETSESFNLQEFITRVSQRENIEPTTTAIHVRAVFAVLQNAINPEKFAKFHTYFSHDYEELFTTSPTSEIPAM; encoded by the coding sequence ATGGAATATAACGAATTTATCACCCATGTACAAAGCCTAGCTCAATCAAATGCTCGTGAAGAGGCAGAACGTGCTACTCGTGCGACTTTAGAAACTCTCAAAGAGCGTGTCCCCGGCGATGAAGCCAGTGAGTTAGCAGCACAATTACCACAAGAACTAAGCCAATGTTTGCAAGGGCGAGAAGGAGAAACTAGTGAATCTTTCAACCTGCAAGAATTTATTACCCGTGTTAGTCAAAGAGAAAATATAGAACCGACAACAACTGCAATTCATGTCCGGGCTGTGTTTGCAGTGCTACAAAACGCTATCAATCCTGAGAAATTTGCCAAATTTCATACTTATTTTTCTCATGATTATGAAGAACTGTTTACGACATCGCCAACGAGTGAAATTCCAGCCATGTAA
- a CDS encoding DUF6335 family protein produces the protein MVENIPNEEINPDDLAPEITESYGTGVKEMPGYNIGGRSLRQRKREYTHTSPEITGGDVDAYWQVEDTVGDEAVGGTAPTPDQNVTDELGNAVGLPMNDRESLHTNDILEQRDDSRWELDPMSSDDYSERKS, from the coding sequence ATGGTAGAAAATATTCCTAATGAAGAAATTAATCCTGATGATTTAGCACCGGAAATTACGGAATCTTACGGTACTGGTGTCAAAGAGATGCCGGGGTATAATATTGGTGGGCGATCGCTCAGACAAAGAAAACGCGAATATACACATACCAGTCCCGAAATTACTGGTGGTGATGTTGATGCTTATTGGCAAGTAGAGGACACAGTAGGAGATGAAGCTGTGGGCGGTACTGCTCCGACTCCTGATCAAAATGTGACTGACGAATTAGGAAACGCAGTAGGATTACCGATGAATGACCGGGAGTCTCTCCACACCAACGATATTTTAGAGCAACGTGATGATTCTCGCTGGGAATTAGATCCCATGTCTTCTGATGATTATTCAGAACGGAAATCGTGA
- a CDS encoding ATP-grasp domain-containing protein, producing the protein MNILILGNSKDAHAVAINKAITASGATADYLDTSLFPRHLKLSWEPGTQTGSLILPSGRLLKLTDIHSIYWRTFFGVGVPSLQDQDQQRIATNDSMSALRSLMQACPAHWVNSWDAYQLHKEKPLQLNMVNNLEVTIPKTLISNDQDQIIQFTNSVEKAIFKPVYGGAYTKTVTPEHLEPKRLELVLSISPVTIQEYIPGTNIRSYVIGDSIYSAEIRSTQLDFREDSHAELIPVELPASVGQQCLDIAKILMLEWTAIDWRLKPNGEYVFLEANPSPMFLHFEKQTGFPITQKLVQLLMK; encoded by the coding sequence ATGAATATTTTAATTTTAGGCAATTCTAAAGATGCTCATGCAGTTGCGATAAACAAGGCGATTACAGCATCAGGTGCAACAGCCGATTATTTAGATACATCACTTTTTCCTAGACATTTAAAATTATCTTGGGAGCCAGGAACACAAACAGGTTCTTTGATATTACCTTCAGGACGTTTATTAAAACTTACAGATATACATAGCATCTATTGGCGGACTTTTTTTGGCGTGGGTGTGCCATCTTTACAAGATCAAGATCAGCAGAGAATTGCTACTAATGATTCAATGAGCGCTCTGCGTTCCCTAATGCAAGCTTGTCCGGCTCACTGGGTAAATTCCTGGGATGCTTACCAACTTCATAAAGAGAAACCTCTACAATTAAACATGGTTAACAATCTAGAAGTTACCATTCCCAAAACACTTATTAGTAATGATCAAGACCAAATTATTCAATTTACTAATTCTGTAGAAAAAGCTATCTTTAAGCCAGTCTATGGAGGCGCATATACCAAGACTGTCACACCAGAACATTTAGAACCGAAACGATTAGAATTAGTCTTGAGTATTTCTCCAGTGACAATACAGGAATATATCCCTGGTACTAATATTCGTAGTTATGTAATTGGCGATTCAATTTATAGTGCGGAAATCCGCTCTACTCAATTAGATTTTCGTGAAGATAGTCATGCTGAGTTAATACCAGTAGAGTTACCTGCTTCAGTTGGGCAACAATGTTTAGATATTGCTAAGATATTAATGCTAGAATGGACTGCCATCGATTGGCGTTTAAAACCAAATGGAGAATATGTTTTTCTCGAAGCTAACCCTAGTCCAATGTTTTTGCACTTTGAGAAACAAACAGGTTTCCCCATCACTCAAAAATTAGTTCAGCTTTTAATGAAGTAG
- a CDS encoding nuclear transport factor 2 family protein, with protein sequence MSQEPIETIVSAYFANIAAMNPEGWVDNFAKDAISYDPVGEPPAKVHEGYREFIGQLQAFFDKLEPTTEHIFVGGNEAAVKWTMHGVSKKGKSVTFEGITIFEINAAGKIQTTRAYWNPAVMVAQLRS encoded by the coding sequence ATGTCACAGGAACCCATTGAAACAATTGTATCCGCCTACTTTGCTAACATTGCAGCCATGAATCCAGAAGGCTGGGTGGATAATTTTGCGAAAGATGCTATTAGTTATGATCCTGTTGGTGAACCACCGGCAAAAGTACATGAGGGATATCGGGAGTTTATTGGGCAGTTACAAGCATTTTTTGATAAACTAGAACCAACAACTGAGCATATCTTCGTTGGTGGTAATGAGGCGGCAGTGAAGTGGACGATGCACGGTGTGAGTAAGAAAGGTAAATCAGTTACCTTTGAAGGAATTACGATTTTTGAAATTAACGCAGCTGGTAAGATTCAAACAACTCGCGCTTACTGGAATCCAGCCGTGATGGTAGCACAACTGCGGTCTTAA
- a CDS encoding MBL fold metallo-hydrolase — MYLTWLDSNSWLLEIGNQRILLDPWLVGSLTFGNLDWFFRGSRTQERPIPENIDLLLLSQGLEDHAHPETLNQLDHQIPAVASPNAAKLLQGLGYTSVTSLDHHETFNLNQQVEITAVPGSTVGYNLVENGYLLKEVTSGLTLYYEPHGSHSSEVKKFAPVDVVITPIVDVTLPLGLPIIKGRKSALEIAQWLQPQIMLPTAAGGDIIFEGLLTKFLKAEGSVEEFNSLLNQNHLTTRVMEPKPGDRLELQLQKRTLKV, encoded by the coding sequence ATGTACTTAACTTGGTTAGACAGCAATAGTTGGCTACTGGAAATCGGCAACCAACGTATATTACTTGACCCTTGGCTGGTGGGTTCCTTAACTTTTGGGAATTTGGATTGGTTTTTCAGAGGTTCCCGCACACAAGAACGCCCCATACCAGAGAATATTGATTTACTTTTGCTGTCTCAAGGTTTAGAAGATCATGCTCATCCAGAAACTCTGAACCAGCTTGACCACCAAATTCCAGCTGTGGCTTCTCCCAATGCGGCAAAATTATTACAGGGTTTGGGTTATACTTCCGTAACATCCCTAGATCATCATGAAACTTTTAACTTAAATCAGCAAGTGGAAATCACGGCTGTTCCTGGCTCTACAGTAGGATACAACCTAGTAGAAAATGGTTATTTGCTCAAAGAAGTAACCAGTGGTTTGACACTGTACTATGAGCCTCATGGGTCGCATTCCTCAGAAGTGAAAAAGTTTGCACCGGTTGATGTAGTGATTACGCCAATTGTTGATGTCACACTACCTTTAGGTTTGCCAATCATTAAAGGTAGAAAGAGTGCGTTAGAAATTGCACAATGGTTACAACCACAAATCATGCTTCCCACAGCTGCGGGTGGAGACATAATCTTTGAAGGTTTGCTGACAAAATTCTTAAAAGCTGAAGGAAGCGTAGAAGAGTTTAACTCCTTACTAAATCAGAACCATCTGACGACAAGAGTAATGGAACCCAAACCAGGCGATCGCCTAGAACTACAATTACAAAAGCGCACATTAAAAGTATAA
- the murD gene encoding UDP-N-acetylmuramoyl-L-alanine--D-glutamate ligase: protein MPRASVIGLGKSGVATARLLKREGWEVVLSDSNTSSSLLKQQQELAAEQITVKLEHSLDLNDTDLSDLIVVSPGVPWDIPLLVKARELGIETIGEMELAWRHLQASPWVGITGTNGKTTTTALIAAIFQAAGLNAPACGNIGYAACEVALSEKLPDWVIAEISSYQIESSVTLAPRIGIWTTFTPDHLARHKTLENYYNIKAKLLHQSHFQVFNGDDSYLNKMGISHWPDAYWTSVKGKDFLVSEQGFYIEDGWVVEKLKPTSKPERVLSASALRMVGEHNLQNLLMAVAAARLAGIAPDIIDTAIRKFSGVPHRLEHICTWEGIDFINDSKATNYDAAEVGLISVNSPAILIAGGEAKPGDDTAWLSKIQAKAAAVLLIGSAASTFAQRLQAVGYTNYEIVETMAKAVSRSAALAQEYHASVVLLSPACASFDQYPNFEARGDDFRNLCLAWVG, encoded by the coding sequence ATGCCTAGAGCTTCAGTAATTGGATTAGGAAAGTCCGGTGTTGCTACGGCCAGATTGTTGAAACGGGAAGGTTGGGAGGTAGTGCTAAGTGATAGTAACACCTCCTCTAGCCTCCTGAAACAACAACAAGAACTCGCTGCCGAGCAAATCACTGTAAAATTGGAACATTCCCTCGATTTAAATGATACCGATTTATCTGATTTAATTGTCGTCAGTCCTGGTGTACCTTGGGATATTCCCCTGTTAGTCAAGGCGCGAGAATTAGGTATTGAAACCATCGGCGAAATGGAACTCGCTTGGCGACACTTGCAAGCTTCCCCTTGGGTAGGCATTACTGGCACTAATGGCAAAACCACCACCACGGCTTTGATTGCCGCAATATTTCAAGCAGCCGGATTAAATGCTCCCGCCTGTGGTAATATTGGTTATGCTGCCTGTGAAGTTGCTTTATCTGAAAAACTTCCAGACTGGGTAATTGCAGAAATTAGCAGTTATCAAATCGAATCTTCAGTGACTCTCGCTCCCCGCATTGGCATTTGGACGACTTTTACACCAGACCATCTCGCCCGTCATAAAACTTTAGAAAACTACTATAATATTAAAGCTAAGTTATTACATCAGTCTCATTTTCAAGTATTTAATGGTGACGACTCCTATTTAAATAAGATGGGTATTAGTCATTGGCCGGATGCTTATTGGACAAGTGTTAAAGGTAAAGATTTTTTAGTTAGTGAACAAGGCTTTTATATTGAAGATGGTTGGGTTGTTGAAAAGTTAAAACCAACCTCTAAACCCGAAAGAGTTCTCTCAGCCTCGGCTTTGCGAATGGTAGGAGAACATAATCTGCAAAATCTGTTAATGGCTGTTGCTGCGGCGCGGTTAGCAGGAATTGCACCTGATATTATAGATACTGCAATTCGTAAATTCTCTGGTGTTCCTCATCGTTTAGAACATATTTGCACTTGGGAAGGTATTGATTTTATTAATGACAGCAAAGCCACTAATTATGATGCGGCTGAAGTTGGGTTAATATCTGTGAATAGTCCCGCGATTTTGATTGCTGGTGGTGAAGCTAAACCGGGTGATGATACGGCTTGGTTATCTAAAATTCAAGCTAAAGCTGCGGCGGTTTTATTAATTGGTAGTGCAGCATCAACATTTGCTCAACGTCTGCAAGCGGTGGGTTATACTAATTATGAAATTGTGGAAACGATGGCGAAGGCTGTTTCTCGGTCAGCAGCATTAGCTCAAGAATATCACGCTTCTGTGGTGTTGTTATCTCCGGCTTGTGCGAGTTTTGATCAGTATCCTAATTTTGAGGCGCGGGGTGATGATTTTCGGAATTTGTGTCTCGCTTGGGTGGGGTGA
- the glyS gene encoding glycine--tRNA ligase subunit beta: MPAFLLEVGTEELPASFLGDAILQWRSRIPHSLAANSLSSASVEVYGTPRRLAVLITGLPSQQPDREEEVKGPPAQAAFKDGQPTPAATGFAKKQGVDITTLEIRPTEKGDFVFVKKSIPGRPVAEILTILIRQWIDGLEGKRLMRWGDGDMKFSRPIRWLVALLDETVLPIQLVNGSEIITSDRITYGHRVLHPATVTISNATNYVNALRDAFVIVEPEARANIIQREVQAAAEKAGGSTVFYPDLLEEVTNLVEYPSAVVGKFEPEFLELPTEVITEVMVTHQRYFPVFKDGYQQELLPNFITISNGNPTKSDIIAVGNERVIRARLADARFFCASDLSQPLESFLPQLEKVTFQEDLGSIRAKVDRVVQIAERISDQLDLGEKQRQKINRAALLCKADLVTQMVFEFPELQGIMGEKYALDSGEDPEVARAISEHYLPAAAGDVLPSTVSGKIVALADRLDTLVSIFGLGLIPTGSSDPFALRRAANGVINIIWSVNLSINTQTLKRVIKVDLSQLLGQIATDFATAFNKDAKSLISTLQEFFLQRIRTLLQDEKQIDYDLVNAVLGENDREYTERALQDLLDVRDRALYLQQIRKDGTLDKIYETVNRSTRLAAQGDLDFQQLEPASLIVPELFQKSSEQAFYNALVELVPQTQAAKETRNYQLLIAALEKIAPTVASFFDGEDSVLVMDSNPDIKRNRLHLLGLLRNHARVLADFGAIVKNL, translated from the coding sequence ATGCCTGCGTTTTTATTAGAAGTTGGTACAGAAGAATTACCTGCAAGTTTTCTGGGTGATGCCATATTACAATGGCGATCGCGCATTCCCCACAGTTTAGCAGCCAATAGTCTCAGCAGCGCCTCTGTGGAGGTTTACGGTACTCCCCGGCGGTTGGCGGTTCTGATTACAGGTCTTCCTTCTCAGCAACCAGACCGGGAAGAGGAAGTTAAGGGACCTCCCGCCCAAGCTGCTTTTAAGGATGGTCAGCCTACACCAGCAGCCACAGGTTTTGCTAAAAAGCAAGGTGTGGATATCACTACTTTGGAAATTCGCCCCACTGAGAAGGGGGATTTTGTCTTTGTTAAGAAAAGTATTCCCGGTCGTCCTGTAGCGGAAATTCTGACAATACTAATTCGACAGTGGATTGATGGTTTGGAAGGTAAGCGGTTAATGCGTTGGGGTGATGGGGATATGAAGTTTTCTCGCCCCATTCGTTGGCTGGTGGCTTTGTTAGATGAGACAGTTTTACCGATTCAATTGGTGAATGGATCTGAGATAATTACAAGCGATCGCATTACCTACGGTCATCGTGTTTTACATCCCGCAACTGTAACCATTTCTAACGCTACAAATTACGTCAACGCCCTACGCGATGCTTTTGTGATCGTTGAACCAGAAGCACGAGCTAATATTATCCAAAGGGAAGTCCAAGCAGCAGCCGAGAAAGCCGGCGGTTCTACTGTATTTTACCCAGATTTGTTAGAAGAAGTTACCAATTTGGTAGAATATCCTTCTGCTGTCGTCGGTAAATTTGAACCAGAATTTTTAGAGTTACCGACTGAGGTAATTACAGAAGTGATGGTGACACATCAGCGTTATTTTCCGGTATTTAAAGATGGATATCAGCAAGAATTATTACCAAACTTCATTACCATTTCTAATGGCAATCCAACCAAATCAGATATTATTGCCGTAGGGAACGAAAGGGTAATTCGTGCTAGATTAGCTGATGCCAGATTCTTCTGTGCATCTGATTTATCTCAACCTCTAGAAAGTTTTTTACCTCAATTAGAAAAAGTCACTTTCCAAGAAGATTTAGGTTCTATCCGCGCTAAGGTAGATCGAGTTGTTCAGATTGCAGAAAGAATCAGTGATCAATTGGATTTAGGGGAAAAGCAACGCCAAAAAATAAACCGAGCAGCTTTATTATGTAAAGCTGATTTAGTAACTCAAATGGTTTTTGAATTCCCAGAATTGCAAGGCATAATGGGAGAAAAATATGCTTTAGACAGTGGCGAAGATCCCGAAGTAGCACGGGCAATTTCTGAACATTATTTACCAGCCGCAGCCGGGGATGTTTTACCCTCAACTGTTTCAGGCAAAATTGTAGCTTTGGCAGACAGATTAGATACGTTAGTTTCTATCTTTGGCTTAGGTCTCATACCTACAGGTTCTTCTGATCCTTTTGCCTTAAGACGAGCAGCTAACGGAGTAATTAACATCATTTGGTCAGTGAATTTAAGCATTAATACTCAAACTCTCAAAAGAGTAATAAAAGTTGATTTGTCCCAGTTATTAGGTCAAATTGCCACAGATTTTGCCACAGCTTTTAATAAAGATGCAAAATCTTTAATTAGCACGTTGCAAGAGTTTTTCTTACAACGGATTCGCACCTTACTACAAGATGAGAAGCAAATCGACTATGACCTAGTAAACGCCGTTTTGGGAGAGAATGACCGAGAATACACAGAACGGGCGTTACAGGATTTGCTAGATGTGCGCGATCGCGCCTTATATTTGCAACAAATCCGCAAAGATGGTACTCTAGATAAAATCTACGAAACCGTCAACCGTTCCACCAGACTAGCAGCCCAAGGTGATTTAGACTTTCAGCAGCTAGAACCGGCAAGTTTAATTGTCCCAGAACTATTCCAAAAATCTTCTGAGCAAGCATTCTACAACGCCCTAGTAGAATTAGTACCACAAACTCAAGCAGCTAAAGAAACGCGCAATTATCAATTGTTGATAGCAGCGTTAGAAAAAATCGCGCCCACCGTGGCTAGCTTCTTTGATGGTGAAGACAGCGTTTTAGTCATGGACTCCAATCCAGACATCAAACGCAACCGGCTACACTTATTAGGATTACTGCGGAATCATGCCCGTGTATTGGCTGATTTTGGTGCTATTGTCAAAAATTTGTAG
- a CDS encoding DUF6918 family protein: MGLSEQVLSPNNKAMVVDDCCKMIDEQLASKSGMSGIALKTAFSALKGVKPGYIPYVVEQLLPQFLTALDPLWSEGIQKGDPAAHLVASRSDTADAMLGITDARVKNTQRQIIKGTYEKFRGSAKKHVEEAVPDLAKIVDKYTKV; the protein is encoded by the coding sequence ATGGGATTGAGTGAGCAGGTGTTAAGTCCAAACAACAAGGCTATGGTTGTAGATGATTGCTGCAAAATGATCGATGAGCAACTAGCTTCCAAATCTGGTATGAGTGGTATAGCCTTGAAAACCGCCTTCTCAGCCTTGAAGGGAGTAAAACCCGGCTATATCCCCTACGTTGTCGAACAGCTGCTACCGCAGTTCTTGACAGCCCTTGATCCTCTCTGGAGTGAGGGTATTCAAAAGGGTGATCCCGCCGCTCACCTCGTGGCTAGTCGTTCTGACACAGCAGATGCTATGCTGGGCATTACCGATGCTAGGGTGAAGAACACACAGCGTCAAATCATCAAAGGAACTTATGAAAAATTCCGTGGTTCTGCCAAGAAACACGTAGAAGAAGCAGTTCCAGATTTAGCCAAGATAGTCGATAAATATACTAAGGTCTAA